In a genomic window of Cetobacterium sp. NK01:
- a CDS encoding AAA family ATPase, which yields MVKKKLPAGIDDFKKIIENDYYFADKSMFIDELLNKKSEVTLLPRPRRFGKTLNMSMLNYFFNIEDRELNRNLFNDLNISNTDKMIYQGEYPVIYISLKDIKVNNWELCLEKFIGLIKKEYKKYGLILEEKRDAQENSLLNLSEHLYEKYGKKVIILIDEYDTPLVTAHSQGYYDEAIFFFRNFLSAALKGNPYLEFAVLTGILRIAKESIFSGLNNITVSTILDNNFNYFGLTEGEVEQALKYYELDYELEEIKKWYNGYRFGDKLVYNPWSIINCINNKELNPYWINTSDNALIKQLLAKNDKKVFEELELIFKGESIWETISENIIFDDLNNTNTVWSLMLFSGYLTYEKMRISPITGLKSYSLKIPNQEIKSFFRQSFIETYTKGDVHFYGTMMEDLFLGNLNSFINKFKKMYMSAVSYHDTGDSEKYYHHFMLGVLLTLGDKYIITSNRESGYGRYDIALEPKDKSNYGLIFEFKIGDKNSIEDKAREALAQINEKKYDISMKNNGVSKVIKIGMAFSGKDVAIESEIN from the coding sequence ATGGTTAAGAAAAAGTTACCTGCAGGAATAGATGACTTCAAAAAAATAATAGAAAATGACTATTATTTTGCTGATAAATCAATGTTCATAGATGAATTATTGAATAAGAAATCCGAAGTAACACTATTACCAAGACCAAGAAGATTTGGAAAAACTTTAAATATGTCAATGCTTAACTATTTCTTTAACATAGAAGATAGAGAGCTTAATAGAAATTTATTTAATGATCTTAATATTTCGAATACAGATAAAATGATATATCAAGGTGAATATCCAGTTATATATATCAGTTTAAAAGATATAAAAGTCAATAACTGGGAGCTTTGCTTAGAAAAATTTATAGGTTTGATAAAAAAAGAATACAAAAAATATGGACTTATTTTAGAAGAAAAAAGAGATGCACAGGAAAATTCACTTTTAAATTTATCAGAGCATTTGTATGAAAAATATGGAAAAAAAGTAATTATCCTAATAGATGAATATGATACTCCATTAGTAACAGCCCACTCACAAGGTTATTATGATGAAGCTATATTCTTCTTTCGTAATTTTCTGAGTGCAGCATTAAAAGGAAATCCCTACTTGGAATTTGCAGTGCTTACTGGAATATTGAGAATAGCAAAAGAAAGTATATTTTCTGGCTTAAATAATATTACTGTATCTACAATATTGGATAATAATTTTAATTATTTTGGATTAACTGAAGGTGAAGTGGAACAAGCTTTAAAATATTATGAATTAGATTATGAACTAGAAGAAATTAAAAAATGGTACAACGGTTATAGATTTGGAGATAAACTAGTTTATAATCCTTGGTCTATTATAAATTGTATTAACAATAAAGAACTTAATCCCTACTGGATAAATACAAGTGATAATGCTCTAATAAAACAACTATTAGCTAAAAATGATAAAAAGGTATTTGAGGAGTTGGAGTTAATATTCAAGGGAGAATCAATCTGGGAAACGATTTCAGAAAATATAATATTTGATGATTTAAATAATACGAATACTGTTTGGTCTTTAATGTTATTTTCAGGATATTTAACATATGAGAAAATGAGAATATCTCCAATAACTGGACTTAAATCATATTCATTAAAAATACCTAATCAAGAGATTAAAAGTTTCTTTAGACAAAGTTTCATAGAGACATACACAAAAGGAGATGTTCACTTTTATGGAACTATGATGGAAGATTTATTTTTAGGAAATTTAAATTCATTTATAAATAAATTTAAAAAAATGTATATGTCCGCAGTAAGTTATCATGATACTGGAGATAGCGAGAAATACTATCATCACTTTATGCTAGGAGTTCTTTTAACACTAGGTGATAAGTATATAATTACTTCTAATAGAGAAAGTGGTTATGGTAGATATGATATAGCACTAGAACCTAAAGATAAGAGCAACTATGGATTAATATTTGAGTTTAAAATAGGTGATAAAAACTCCATTGAAGATAAAGCGAGAGAAGCTTTAGCTCAAATAAATGAGAAAAAATATGATATATCTATGAAAAATAATGGAGTATCAAAAGTAATAAAAATAGGAATGGCTTTCAGTGGCAAAGATGTTGCTATAGAAAGTGAAATTAACTAA